The following DNA comes from Athene noctua chromosome 1, bAthNoc1.hap1.1, whole genome shotgun sequence.
TTTACCCCTCCTTGGAAGTGTCTGACCTGCCCCCAGACAAATACCACAGTTAGGCAGACCTGCTGATGCCCAGGGTACAGCTTTCACTACATGTACGTGACAGCAGGCTGCCTGAGCCCCATTCTTCCTCTGGCTGCTGTGCCCCTGAGACATTTCACTGCTGTCTCTAGTGTACCATGGTGAAGGTCAAATAAAGGTGGATGTacaggaaaaataacagaaatggtGTGATGGacacttactcttttttttagGGCCAGAGCCAGAACACAGAACgtaagcaggaggaagagggtgaGTGTGAGCCCAAAAGTAGCCTGTCCACTGAAGATGATGGGCGGGCTGGAAATCTGTGCACCTGTGAGGAGGAACCATAGTTAAGGACAAGGGGAAGGTCGAGTTTGCACTGAGTCAAGGCTGGGATTGCACAAAGAGAGGCAAACTGGGAAAAGGTGCAGGGAACTGCAAGGAGCAACAGGAGGAACTGGTGAGAGCTAAGACACGATGACAACAAGATGGGATCTGAGCAGTCAAAGGGGAGAAGGATGGTGAGgctggaagaggaaagggaattGAATAGGGTGAGAAGAAGGGATCAGTTACAGATCCATGGGACACGGTACCTGTGATCTGCAGCCCATACTCCACTGCTCCCAGTCTGCCTTCTGGGCCGTGTACACTGCACTCCCATGTGCCCATATCCTTTTGTGACACACGGAGAATTTCCAAGGTAGGGCCCATGTGGGGTCTCTGGCCCTCCACGTTATGAGAGGCAGCCACAGCCAGCTTGCTGTTAGTGGGGGATGAGTTGAGGTGCTTCCACTGGAAATGTTCATGTCCCCGGGGATGTGTGAGGCTGCAGATGAGCAGCAAGCGAGATCCCTCAGAAACTGGTCCTTGGATGCTTGAAGTGActgcagcacaggaaaaaaatactctcAGAAAAGGCTACAGGCAGGTCCACTTCTCCTTCTCATCCCTCCTTCTTCTATTACAATCCTCCTTTATTGctttctctaatttattttatcTTCCACAGTCTTAAGAAGCTAACTTACCCAGGAAAACCCCTGCTTTCAGCAGAGTCCAGGGCAGTCAATGCCCTGAATAGAGACCTTGTTTCCCGCCCTGGGAGCAGGAGCAACTCACGCTCACTGCACTGATGTGTGGGGAGGTTTATCTGCAAGCAGTGGGGAACCCTAAAAGGGTGATGCACCTCCTTGTGTCTCCTCTCACCTGTAACCACTGCCAAGGTCACGTCCCTGCTGATTGTCTTGCTGCCAACAGAGACAGTACAGCGGTACTGCCCTGCATCATCTGTCCCCACCACAGGGAGACGAAGGTGGAAGCTTCTGCTGCTCGAATTCTGGGAGATGCCCCTGTCTTGCAAGTGTCCTCCTGCGGGGCGGCTCCAGTGGGCTGTCACCACATTGATCCCAAGGGCACTGGGAAGGTAGCTCAGGGTGCACAGTAGATCAGCTGCAGAGCCAGCTGCAGCATAGACCATAGGGTTGGTTGGGCCATCAAAACCTGAACCAGAGAGGGAAGACAGCATCGGGTGGTGGTTGGAAAGAGTTCTGCAGGGAGGTGACTGGCTTGGGAAGCGAGGAcagggtgggagctggggagctGGATCCACCGGAGTTGGTCAGTCACACTAAAGGGAGCAATTTGGGGATGCTTGAGTAGCAACACAGAGGCTGAGCTCACCTAGAATTTGCAGGTTGTATGTGGCAGAAATGATCTCATTATCAGAGTATCTGAGCTGGCAGCGCCAGGAGCCAGCATCACTCATGGCAGTATGGAGGATGGAGAGAGCCCCATGAGAGGAACAGAAGGACCCAGAGGTGGGGACTGAGCGCCCATTGTGGAACCAGCGAGTCTCCACGAGGCTGGCCCGGTGGCTAGAGTTGCAGCTCAGAAAGAGTGGCTCATTTTCTACTGCAGGGCTGGGTGGACTGAGGGttactgcaagaaaaagaaagtggtgggggtgtgtgtgaaacCTAGGATCACAGG
Coding sequences within:
- the LAG3 gene encoding lymphocyte activation gene 3 protein → MRPVSLVLFLTFTLLSFNAGLILPGVAEEQKVWARAGSSAMLPCHLSPRKMGKSWKHQPDKTSVLWKRHGGSAHQEPHMVLEVGYSGLRKTALPMRARVSVQDSALRHGNFSLQIDPVRSEDAGLYEAQVTYNMEVQTCQVELGVITVTLSPPSPAVENEPLFLSCNSSHRASLVETRWFHNGRSVPTSGSFCSSHGALSILHTAMSDAGSWRCQLRYSDNEIISATYNLQILGFDGPTNPMVYAAAGSAADLLCTLSYLPSALGINVVTAHWSRPAGGHLQDRGISQNSSSRSFHLRLPVVGTDDAGQYRCTVSVGSKTISRDVTLAVVTVTSSIQGPVSEGSRLLLICSLTHPRGHEHFQWKHLNSSPTNSKLAVAASHNVEGQRPHMGPTLEILRVSQKDMGTWECSVHGPEGRLGAVEYGLQITGAQISSPPIIFSGQATFGLTLTLFLLLTFCVLALALKKRARPPAFPALAEMVAVAVAKKELEKNSKEKIQQTEC